In Eriocheir sinensis breed Jianghai 21 chromosome 23, ASM2467909v1, whole genome shotgun sequence, a single window of DNA contains:
- the LOC127002570 gene encoding uncharacterized protein LOC127002570, which produces MAPPHTTPLLVLTSERIDTLVAEHKQVLGRGASCTVYLVEVGGALCCLKVAREQRLAGMFRREFDILLDLDGAAGAPKVLGTSFGFPAMLTTFRGQNTFCDLQNLAPRDTDKLAAFVALARDVRQLHARGYAHTDIKPDNVVLHQGADSLLQVSLIDYGLAKTFGTGLRNALTHTHCTPWIAPELRRAPCSPPVDVFSLGYVLKRVLADSAMAADPEERPSVAQIIETVRILVPLTLPCNAAFGDRSS; this is translated from the exons AtggctcccccacacaccacccccctCCTCGTGCTGACGAGTGAGCGCATCGACACGCTGGTGGCCgagcacaagcaggtgctggggCGCGGCGCCTCGTGCACGGTGTACCTGGTGGAGGTCGGCGGCGCCCTGTGCTGCCTCAAGGTGGCTAGGGAGCAGCGCCTCGCCGGCATGTTCCGCAGGGAGTTTGACATCCTGCTGGACCTAGACGGCGCGGCGGGCGCCCCCAAGGTCTTGGGCACCAGCTTTGGGTTCCCCGccatgctcaccaccttccgcggccagaacaccttctgcgacctgcAAAACCTTGCTCCCCGCGACACTGACAAACTGGCGGCCTTCGTGGCGCTGGCCCGGGACGTGCGGCAGCTCCACGCCCGCGGATACGCCCACACCGACATCAAGCCCGACAACGTGGTGCTGCACCAAGGCGCCGATAGCCTCCTGCAGGTGTCCCTCATTGACTACGGCTTGGCCAAGACATTCGGCACAGGACTCCGCAACGCGCTCACGCACACGCACTGCACGCCCTGGATAGCCCCGGAGCTGCGGCGCGCGCCGTGCTCGCCCCCTGTGGACGTGTTCTCCCTCGGCTACGTCCTGAAGCGC GTGCTGGCCGACAGCGCCATGGCAGCAGACCCGGAAGAGCGGCCCTCGGTGGCCCAGATCATCGAGACAGTCAGAAT